A portion of the Treponema rectale genome contains these proteins:
- a CDS encoding FliI/YscN family ATPase translates to MEKFFDKYTKIVQRTEPIKYTGTVTSVNSSFIESLGPSSVIGEICTIEVKSKNTEILAEVISLDGKTVKLMPFSTTEGIEVGAAVVGSGHLLEVPVGEGLIGRVVDCLGRPCDGKGDISCSDYYPAVASAPAFLTRKTLDSRVSTGVRAIDALLTVAKGQRLGIFAGSGVGKSTLMGMIARNTDADINVIALIGERGREVPEFIMNDLGEEGLKRSVVVAATGDLSQIAKIRAAYVATAIAEYFRDQGKNVMLMIDSITRFAQAQRDVGSSNGEPPQRRGYPASTFNMIQKLLERAGANDKGTITAFYTVLVEGGEMDEPVSDAVRGILDGHIILSRQLQERQHYPAIDVLPSISRLARKVNGKNTLKAVQRVKAWMATYAQQEEMIIAGVYQKGNSPEIDEAIEHHQAIEEFLCQEEYEESSMEQTLQKLSVLSGIEIPPEEYTSQPQFA, encoded by the coding sequence ATGGAAAAATTCTTTGATAAATACACAAAGATTGTACAGCGTACGGAACCGATTAAATATACCGGAACAGTTACTTCTGTAAATTCAAGTTTCATAGAAAGTCTTGGTCCAAGTTCAGTTATTGGTGAAATCTGTACGATTGAAGTAAAAAGTAAAAATACGGAAATTCTTGCAGAAGTTATTTCTCTTGACGGTAAGACTGTCAAACTCATGCCTTTCAGTACCACAGAAGGAATTGAAGTAGGTGCTGCAGTTGTAGGAAGCGGACATCTTCTTGAAGTTCCTGTGGGAGAAGGTCTTATCGGGCGGGTTGTTGATTGTCTTGGCCGGCCTTGTGACGGTAAGGGCGATATTTCCTGCAGTGATTATTATCCGGCTGTGGCTTCAGCACCTGCGTTTCTTACCAGGAAGACTCTTGACAGCAGGGTAAGTACAGGAGTTCGTGCAATAGATGCCCTTCTTACTGTTGCAAAGGGACAGCGTCTGGGAATTTTTGCAGGTTCCGGAGTCGGTAAAAGTACTCTTATGGGAATGATTGCTCGGAATACTGATGCTGACATAAACGTAATAGCACTTATCGGAGAGCGTGGAAGAGAAGTTCCTGAGTTCATTATGAATGACCTTGGTGAAGAAGGATTAAAGCGTTCTGTAGTTGTTGCTGCAACAGGAGATCTGTCGCAGATTGCAAAGATTCGGGCTGCATATGTTGCAACTGCCATTGCCGAATATTTCAGGGATCAGGGAAAAAATGTCATGCTTATGATTGATTCCATTACCCGTTTTGCCCAGGCACAGAGGGATGTGGGTTCTTCTAACGGAGAGCCTCCTCAGCGCCGCGGATATCCGGCAAGTACTTTTAATATGATTCAGAAACTTCTTGAGCGTGCCGGAGCCAATGATAAGGGAACAATTACTGCTTTCTATACGGTTCTGGTAGAAGGCGGAGAAATGGATGAGCCTGTAAGCGACGCTGTGCGCGGTATTCTTGACGGCCATATCATTTTAAGCCGTCAGCTTCAGGAACGCCAGCATTATCCTGCAATTGATGTTCTTCCAAGTATCAGCCGTCTTGCACGTAAAGTTAATGGAAAGAATACCCTTAAGGCGGTTCAGCGTGTTAAAGCCTGGATGGCAACTTATGCCCAGCAGGAAGAAATGATAATAGCCGGTGTCTATCAGAAGGGAAATTCCCCTGAGATAGATGAAGCAATAGAGCATCATCAGGCAATTGAAGAGTTTTTATGTCAGGAAGAGTATGAAGAAAGTTCCATGGAACAGACTTTACAGAAGCTTTCTGTTTTAAGCGGAATAGAAATTCCTCCTGAAGAATACACGTCTCAGCCACAGTTTGCATGA
- the fliF gene encoding flagellar basal-body MS-ring/collar protein FliF: MNERFKQFTASLSDRWSKWTKVQKGIAIGIVVAVLAAVVWLFVGSSRPTTVRLFNAPVTSETERNAILMRLSKDNVQAYVSSDNYISVDNEKIAMQYRSILIAENLEPKGMNPYDLFNETSWSRNDFDDKVKWKRAMEQVVAQHLKSLSGIRDANVTLSLPEDTYFTDQAKPVTASVILYAAGYDDVLTNKTSIKGIEHLIEKSVEGLSRENISIVDGATNKEINNFEGMEETDRITNIDKQQRLIQGLENEYRGRVLQQIKPIFGKRVDYVNMKIDMDLSEKSYTAKEYGGVTLKEDNQDTPYDDSDVREKVAVSEIKVSESFTGTGLNPEGPSGVEGQNPAVYEDASNLIGKQEKVSTQTNYVLNEKNINAKESPMIQRLTVSVNIDGTWKEIRDKSGELVMEDGAIQREYTAISEEQLKEITRLVQGAVGYNAKKGDVVTVTNIPVDHTDEFEKADAAERARKQRNKTIVLILVGVTVVLVAFILFRIITREIERRRRLREEEERRRQQEEREKALWDAKEQGMEVTMSVEERKRAELQENAVAMAKEHPEDVAMLIRTWLMEE, translated from the coding sequence ATGAACGAACGCTTTAAGCAGTTTACAGCGTCTTTAAGTGATAGATGGTCTAAGTGGACTAAAGTTCAGAAAGGTATAGCCATTGGTATAGTAGTTGCAGTTCTTGCCGCTGTCGTATGGCTTTTTGTAGGTTCTTCTAGGCCTACTACAGTACGTCTTTTTAATGCTCCTGTAACAAGTGAGACTGAACGGAATGCAATTCTCATGCGTCTTTCCAAAGATAATGTTCAGGCCTATGTTTCTTCTGATAACTATATTTCTGTAGATAACGAAAAGATAGCAATGCAGTACCGCAGCATCCTTATTGCAGAAAATCTTGAGCCTAAGGGAATGAATCCTTATGACCTGTTTAACGAAACCAGCTGGTCTCGCAATGATTTTGATGACAAGGTAAAGTGGAAGCGTGCCATGGAGCAGGTTGTAGCCCAGCACCTTAAGAGTTTAAGCGGAATCCGTGATGCTAACGTAACCCTCAGTCTTCCGGAAGATACATATTTTACTGATCAGGCAAAACCTGTAACTGCCAGTGTTATTCTCTATGCAGCCGGTTATGATGATGTACTTACAAATAAAACAAGCATAAAGGGAATTGAACACCTTATAGAAAAAAGCGTTGAAGGGCTTTCAAGAGAAAATATCTCTATTGTAGACGGTGCTACAAATAAAGAAATTAATAATTTTGAAGGAATGGAAGAAACTGACCGTATTACAAATATTGACAAGCAGCAGCGTCTTATCCAGGGGCTTGAAAATGAGTACCGCGGACGCGTCCTTCAGCAGATCAAGCCTATTTTCGGAAAACGTGTTGATTATGTAAACATGAAGATAGACATGGATCTTTCCGAAAAATCATATACTGCAAAGGAATACGGTGGTGTTACCTTAAAGGAAGATAATCAGGATACTCCTTATGACGATTCTGATGTTCGCGAAAAGGTTGCAGTTTCTGAAATAAAGGTTTCTGAAAGTTTTACAGGTACCGGGCTTAATCCGGAAGGACCTTCTGGAGTTGAAGGACAGAATCCTGCGGTTTATGAAGATGCCAGTAACCTGATTGGAAAACAGGAAAAGGTTTCTACCCAGACAAACTATGTTCTCAATGAAAAGAATATAAATGCCAAAGAAAGCCCGATGATTCAGCGTCTGACGGTTTCTGTAAATATTGACGGCACATGGAAAGAAATCCGTGACAAGAGCGGTGAACTTGTTATGGAAGACGGAGCAATTCAGCGTGAATATACGGCTATTTCAGAAGAGCAGCTTAAAGAAATAACCAGACTTGTTCAGGGGGCTGTAGGTTATAATGCAAAAAAAGGGGATGTGGTAACTGTTACTAACATTCCTGTTGATCATACTGATGAATTTGAAAAGGCTGATGCAGCAGAACGTGCCCGTAAGCAGCGTAATAAGACGATTGTACTTATACTTGTTGGTGTAACGGTTGTTCTTGTTGCATTTATTCTCTTTAGAATCATTACCCGCGAAATTGAACGCCGCCGCCGTCTTCGGGAAGAAGAAGAACGCAGAAGACAGCAGGAAGAAAGAGAAAAGGCTTTGTGGGATGCAAAAGAGCAGGGTATGGAAGTTACAATGTCCGTCGAGGAACGCAAACGTGCCGAACTTCAGGAAAATGCCGTTGCTATGGCAAAAGAGCATCCTGAAGATGTTGCAATGCTTATCCGTACATGGCTCATGGAGGAATAA
- the fliJ gene encoding flagellar export protein FliJ, whose amino-acid sequence MKKFEFSMDKILDLRRFEQKQAEGELGKINSQIAALQNQLKEIAASHARVVEQGRGCKDFSFISQSQQYFTLLDAKKEELFKQIAELEIIADQRRQAVKEAMQKVKVLEKLREKKFNQWKEDVLKEEETEAEDIVTSRFGFKE is encoded by the coding sequence ATGAAAAAGTTTGAATTCAGTATGGATAAAATCCTTGACCTGCGTCGTTTTGAACAGAAACAGGCTGAAGGAGAGCTGGGTAAGATTAATTCTCAGATTGCAGCTTTACAGAATCAGCTGAAAGAAATTGCAGCGTCTCATGCCCGGGTAGTTGAACAGGGGCGGGGATGTAAGGATTTTTCTTTTATCAGTCAGAGTCAGCAGTATTTTACATTACTGGATGCAAAAAAAGAAGAACTTTTCAAGCAGATAGCAGAACTTGAAATCATTGCTGATCAGAGACGTCAGGCTGTTAAGGAAGCGATGCAGAAGGTAAAGGTTCTGGAAAAACTCAGGGAAAAAAAGTTTAATCAATGGAAAGAAGATGTTCTGAAGGAAGAAGAGACTGAGGCTGAGGATATCGTTACATCAAGATTTGGTTTTAAGGAGTAA
- the fliG gene encoding flagellar motor switch protein FliG, with protein sequence MADDKTIKPAASSKKKGGIKDYKSLTGRQKAAIFLVALGSEVSAEVMKHLRDDEVEQITFEIARLDTIDADFKDQVLEEFQELMQAQNFITTGGIDFARELLEKSLGSQKAIDIINRLTSSLQVRPFDFIRRTDPAHLLNFVQQEYPQTIALILAYLDPQKAATILQNLPAEIQPEVSKRLATMDRTSPDVLREVERVLEKKLSTLSSEDYTAAGGVDSIVEILNLVDRSSEKAIIETLEEDDPELAEEIKKRMFVFEDIVMLDDRAIQKVLREVDQQELAKALKSVDTEVQDKIFRNMSKRAASMLKEDMEFMGPVRLKDVEESQQKIVSVIRRLEDSGEVVIARGGDDEMIV encoded by the coding sequence ATGGCTGATGATAAAACAATAAAACCGGCTGCTTCCAGTAAGAAAAAGGGCGGTATTAAAGATTATAAAAGCTTGACCGGTCGTCAGAAGGCTGCCATATTCCTTGTTGCTTTGGGAAGTGAAGTTTCTGCAGAAGTAATGAAACATCTTCGTGATGATGAAGTTGAACAGATTACTTTTGAGATTGCCAGACTTGATACGATTGATGCAGATTTTAAGGATCAGGTTCTTGAGGAATTCCAGGAACTTATGCAGGCACAGAACTTTATCACTACCGGTGGTATTGATTTTGCCCGCGAACTTCTGGAAAAATCTCTCGGTTCTCAGAAAGCTATTGATATCATTAACAGGCTTACTTCAAGCCTTCAGGTTCGTCCGTTTGATTTTATCCGTCGTACTGACCCGGCACACCTTCTTAACTTCGTTCAGCAGGAATATCCTCAGACGATAGCACTTATTCTTGCTTATCTGGATCCGCAGAAGGCTGCAACCATTCTTCAGAACCTTCCTGCAGAAATTCAGCCGGAAGTATCAAAACGTCTTGCAACAATGGACCGTACTTCTCCTGACGTTCTCCGTGAAGTAGAACGCGTTCTTGAGAAAAAACTTTCTACATTGTCCAGTGAAGACTATACTGCCGCCGGTGGTGTTGATTCCATCGTTGAAATCCTTAACCTTGTTGACCGTTCTTCTGAAAAGGCCATTATTGAAACTCTTGAAGAAGATGATCCGGAACTTGCAGAAGAAATCAAGAAGCGCATGTTCGTATTCGAAGATATCGTTATGCTCGACGACCGTGCCATTCAGAAAGTTCTGCGTGAAGTTGACCAGCAGGAACTTGCAAAGGCCCTTAAGTCTGTTGATACGGAAGTTCAGGATAAGATTTTCCGCAACATGTCAAAGCGTGCCGCAAGTATGCTTAAAGAAGATATGGAATTCATGGGACCTGTACGCTTGAAGGACGTAGAAGAAAGCCAGCAGAAGATTGTAAGCGTTATCAGACGTCTCGAAGACAGTGGAGAAGTTGTCATCGCCCGCGGTGGAGATGATGAAATGATTGTATAG
- the fliH gene encoding flagellar assembly protein FliH: MAQSVFRANQITAKEGEVMLKLTKEFAPPVEVEEVVEPEYTGPTADDLRREAEAFKKSWEEEKARMLADAQAQADQIVKNAEEAAFEQVKRQSDQAAIIRNSAQEEVKTILEKAKAEAAEIIAKAHAQEADITSQAEKAGYNSGSESGYTAGKAEADRLVAEMHTIIDAVLQRRQEILDGTEQQIVDLVILMTRKVVKIMSDSQKSVILSNVVQALKKVKGRGDVTLRVNLADIKLTTEHTQDFIREVENIQNIHIVEDSSVEKGGCIVETDFGAIDARISSQLGELETQILNIAPIKTVSKAEVINPDA; the protein is encoded by the coding sequence ATGGCACAGAGTGTATTCAGAGCAAATCAGATAACTGCAAAAGAAGGCGAAGTAATGCTCAAACTTACAAAGGAGTTTGCCCCTCCTGTTGAAGTTGAAGAAGTTGTTGAACCTGAATACACAGGTCCTACGGCAGATGATCTTCGTCGTGAAGCAGAAGCCTTCAAGAAAAGCTGGGAAGAAGAAAAAGCCCGCATGCTTGCGGATGCACAGGCTCAGGCAGATCAGATAGTAAAAAATGCAGAGGAAGCTGCTTTTGAACAGGTAAAGAGACAGTCGGATCAGGCTGCCATTATAAGAAACTCAGCCCAGGAAGAAGTAAAGACCATTCTTGAAAAGGCAAAGGCTGAAGCCGCAGAAATTATTGCAAAGGCTCATGCTCAGGAAGCTGACATAACTTCTCAGGCAGAAAAAGCAGGTTATAACAGCGGTTCTGAGTCAGGATATACTGCCGGAAAAGCAGAGGCAGACCGTCTTGTTGCAGAAATGCATACTATAATAGATGCAGTTTTACAGCGCAGACAGGAAATTCTTGACGGAACGGAACAGCAGATTGTAGATCTTGTAATTCTTATGACCCGTAAGGTTGTAAAGATAATGAGTGACAGCCAGAAGAGCGTAATTCTTTCTAACGTAGTACAGGCTCTTAAAAAGGTTAAAGGCCGCGGAGACGTTACCCTTCGTGTTAATCTTGCAGATATTAAGCTTACTACCGAACATACTCAGGATTTTATCCGCGAAGTAGAAAATATTCAGAATATTCATATTGTGGAAGACAGCTCTGTAGAAAAGGGCGGCTGTATTGTAGAAACTGATTTCGGTGCCATTGATGCACGTATCTCAAGTCAGCTTGGAGAACTTGAAACTCAGATTCTTAATATTGCTCCAATTAAGACTGTCAGCAAGGCAGAAGTTATAAATCCGGACGCATAA